One genomic segment of Sminthopsis crassicaudata isolate SCR6 chromosome 4, ASM4859323v1, whole genome shotgun sequence includes these proteins:
- the BLTP2 gene encoding bridge-like lipid transfer protein family member 2 isoform X2 codes for MVLWSPPDHMYLYQHVLATLQCRDLLRAPVEPGAPAEPALEVSPREAAPPKRLLNLTLEVSTAKLTTFVAEDKFITLVAESVSLSRHAGSLQVYCPELVAGFDGNSIFNFKEVEVQLLSELEEMILHRNPFPSLETLRNRVWLFSLGSVSVEFPYQYDFSRTLDEAVGVQKWLKGLHRGARAKAAPSPAPLPPDLLIKVQHFSWVFLDDIFEVKLRDNYELMKDESKESAKRLQLLDAKVAALRKQHGELLPARKIEELYASLERKNIEIYIQRSRRLYGNTPMRRALLTWSLAGLELVALADASFHGPEQVLKQIRELDPSSPFPSEGLELSIQWCRMLKCNVKTFLVRIRDYPRYLFEIRDWRLLGRLVGTEQSGQACSRRRQTLHLGLPWGDVVVERNMPPLKFYHDFRSEVFQYTVVWGPCWDPAWTLIGQSVDLLTKPSADPSAPLPWWDKSRLLFHGDWHMDIEQANLHQLATEDPYNTTENMHWEWSHLFFHWKPGQFVFKGDLDVNVRTASKYDDCCFLHLPDLCMTLDLQWLCHGNPHDHHSVILRAPEFLPEVSLGQLHDSYRAFRSENLNLSIKMDLTRHSGTMSQPRILLYSSTLRWMQNFWATWTSVTRPICRGKLFNNMKPGKKKLGQHYKQLSYTALFPQLQVHYWASFAQQRGIQVECSQGHVFTRGTQRLIPQAGTVMRRLISEWSVTQMVSDLSQVTVHLMASPSDESSDHRLDLLVTKTHLLSLSSLTYQRHSNRTVEEELSSRDGDPAFHTHQLHLVDLRASWTTTNRDIAFGLYDGYKKAAVLKRNLSTEALKGLKIDPQLPAKKPKRGVLPSPPAPPRVNPPSLSKGPEKGSSGGAHMLRKLIEETDKFVVFTEDESGVSEQLCGIAACQTDDIFNRNCLIELVNCQMVLRGAETEGCVIVSAAKAQLLQCQHHPAWYGDTLKQKTSWTCLLDGMQYFATTESSPAERDDRQLWLEVKNIEEHRERTLDSVQELMESGQAVGGMVSTTTDWNQPAEAQQAQQVQRIISRCSCRMYYISYSHDIDPELATQIKPPEVHEQQEEKEDLLKKQEGAVDTFTLIHHELEISTNPAQYAMILDIVNNLLLHVEPKRKEHSEKKQRVRFQLEISSNPEEQRSSILHLQEAVRQHVAQIRQLEKQMYSIMKSLQDDSKNENLLDLNQKLSQEKADLQLESEELNILIRCFKDFQLQRANKMELRKQQEDVSVARRTEFYFAQARWRLTEEDGQLGIAELELQRFLYSKVNKSDDTAEHLLELGWFTMNNLLPNAVYKVVLRPQSSCQSGRQLALRLFSKVRPPVGGISIKEHFEVNVVPLTIQLTHQFFHRMMGFFFPGRSMEDEEVGDEEDKSKLVTTGMPVVKPRQLIAADDTVSLGPGKGVAQGLNRGSGVRRSFRKAPEHPVDDIDKMKERAAMNNSFIYIKIPQVPLCVSYKGEKNSVDWGDLNLVLPCLEYHNNTWTWLDFAMAVKRDSRKALVAQVIKEKLRLKPAAGSETRGKLETKSDLNMQQQEEDEKARLLIGLSVGDKNPSKKSIFGRRK; via the exons ATGGTATTGTGGAGCCCCCCGGACCACATGTACCTGTACCAGCACGTCCTGGCCACACTCCAATGCCGAGACCTCCTCAGAGCCCCGGTGGAGCCGGGAGCTCCTGCCGAGCCAGCCCTCGAGGTCAGTCCTCGGGAAGCAGCCCCTCCGAAGCGGCTTTTGAACCTCACTCTGGAGGTGAGCACAGCCAAGTTGACCACCTTTGTGGCCGAGGACAAGTTCATCACCCTGGTGGCAGAAAGTGTGTCCCTGAGTCGCCACGCGGGCTCCCTGCAAGTCTACTGTCCAGAACTAGTGGCTGGCTTTGATGGCAATAGCATCTTCAATTTCAAGGAGGTGGAGGTGCAGCTGCTGTCTGAGCTGGAAGAGATGATCTTGCATCGCAACCCTTTCCCCTCCCTGGAGACCCTGCGGAACCGGGTGTGGCTTTTCTCCCTGGGCTCAGTGTCAGTAGAGTTTCCTTATCAGTATGACTTCTCTCGGACCCTGGACGAGGCTGTGGGGGTGCAGAAGTGGCTCAAGGGGCTCCACCGGGGGGCCCGAGCAAAGGCAGCCCCCAGCCCCGCTCCACTCCCACCTGATTTGCTAATTAAGGTTCAGCACTTTTCTTGGGTCTTCCTGGATGACATCTTTGAAGTGAAGCTGCGGGACAACTACGAGCTGATGAAGGATGAGAGCAAGGAAAGCGCCAAACGGCTGCAGCTGTTGGACGCCAAGGTGGCTGCCCTCCGCAAGCAGCACGGGGAACTGCTTCCTGCCCGCAAGATCGAAGAGCTCTATGCCTCCCTGGAGCGCAAGAACATAGAGATCTACATCCAGCGCTCCCGCCGTCTCTATGGAAACACGCCTATGCGCCGCGCCCTGCTCACCTGGAGCCTGGCCGGGCTGGAGCTGGTGGCCCTGGCAGACGCCTCCTTCCACGGGCCCGAGCAGGTGCTGAAGCAGATCCGGGAGCTGGATCCCAGCAGCCCGTTCCCCAGTGAGGGCCTTGAGCTTTCCATCCAATGGTGTCGGATGCTCAAATGCAATGTTAAGACCTTCCTGG TGCGGATCCGTGACTACCCTCGCTACCTGTTTGAGATCCGTGACTGGAGGCTGCTGGGCCGACTGGTGGGCACCGAGCAGAGCGGACAGGCCTGCTCCCGACGGCGACAGACCCTGCACCTGGGACTCCCCTGGGGAGATGTGGTCGTGGAAAGGAACATGCCACCGCTCAAGTTCTACCATGATTTTCGTT CTGAAGTCTTCCAGTACACAGTGGTGTGGGGGCCGTGCTGGGACCCAGCCTGGACATTGATCGGCCAGTCCGTGGACCTCTTGACGAAGCCCTCGGCCGACCCCAGTGCGCCCTTGCCCTGGTGGGACAAGAGCCGCTTGCTTTTCCATGGGGACTGGCACATGGACATCGAGCAGGCCAATCTGCACCAGCTGGCCACAGAG GATCCCTATAATACAACTGAAAACATGCACTGGGAATGGAGCCACCTCTTTTTTCACTGGAAACCAGGCCAGTTTGTGTTCAAGGGAGACTTGGACGTCAACGTGAGGACAGCCTCCAA GTATGACGACTGCTGCTTCCTGCACCTGCCCGAcctctgtatgaccctggacctGCAGTGGCTGTGCCATGGGAACCCCCACGACCACCATAGTGTCATCCTGCGAGCCCCAGAGTTCTTGCCTGAAGTATCTCTGGGCCAGCTCCACGACTCCTACCGGGCCTTCAGATCTGAGAACCTCAACCTCTCTATCAAGATGGACCTGACCCGGCACAGTGGGA CCATGTCCCAGCCCCGGATTCTGCTCTACAGCAGTACCCTTCGATGGATGCAGAACTTCTGGGCGACGTGGACCAGTGTCACCCGGCCCATCTGTCGAGGAAAGCTTTTCAATAACATGAAGCCCGGCAAGAAGAAGCTTGGCCAGCATTACAAGCAGCTCTCCTACACGGCGCTCTTCCCCCAGCTGCAG GTGCATTACTGGGCCTCCTTTGCTCAGCAACGGGGCATTCAGGTTGAGTGCAGCCAGGGCCATGTCTTCACTCGGGGAACCCAGCGATTGATACCTCAAG CCGGCACCGTGATGCGGCGCCTCATCTCTGAATGGAGCGTGACGCAGATGGTGAGTGACCTGAGCCAGGTGACGGTGCATCTGATGGCTTCGCCCAGTGACGAGAGCTCCGACCACCGCCTGGATCTCCTGGTAACAAAGACCCACCTCTTGAGCTTGTCCTCCCTCACCTACCAGAGGCACAGCAACCGCACCGTGGAGGAG GAGCTTTCCTCTCGAGATGGGGACCCTGCCTTTCATACCCATCAATTGCACTTAGTGGACCTGCGAGCTTCCTGGACTACCACCAACAGGGACATTGCCTTTGGCCTCTACGATGGCTACAAGAAAGCAGCTGTCCTGAAACGAAATCTTTCCACTGAAGCCCTGAAGGGGTTAAAGATTGATCCTCAGCTGCCAGCCAAAAAACCAAAGCGAGGTGTTCTTCCCAGCCCCCCAGCCCCGCCTCGGGTCAACCCGCCCAGCCTCAGCAAAGGGCCTGAGAAGGGCTCCTCAGGAG gtGCCCACATGTTACGGAAGCTGATTGAGGAGACAGATAAATTTGTGGTGTTCACAGAAGATGAGTCGGGCGTCAGTGAGCAGCTCTGTGGCATCGCCGCCTGTCAGACGGACGATATTTTCAACCGCAACTGCCTCATTGAGCTGGTCAACTGCCAG ATGGTTCTTCGAGGTGCAGAGACAGAGGGCTGTGTCATCGTGTCCGCGGCCAAAGCCCAGCTGCTTCAGTGCCAACATCACCCAGCCTGGTATGGGGATACCCTAAAGCAGAAGACGTCCTGGACGTGTCTCCTGGATGGCATGCAGTACTTTGCTACCACTGAGAGCAGCCCCGCTGAACGTGATGACCGGCAGCTCTGGCTGGAG GTAAAGAACATTGAGGAACACCGGGAGCGCACTCTGGATTCCGTGCAAGAGCTGATGGAGAGTGGGCAGGCAGTGGGCGGCATGGTCAGCACCACTACAG ACTGGAACCAGCCGGCGGAGGCCCAGCAAGCCCAGCAAGTCCAGCGGATCATCTCACGCTGCAGTTGCCGCATGTATTACATCAGCTACAGCCATGACATTGACCCTGAGCTGGCCACTCAGATCAAGCCACCTGAGGTCCACGAACagcaggaagaaaaggaggacCTGCTGAAGAAACAGGAAG GGGCTGTGGACACCTTCACCCTCATCCACCATGAGCTGGAGATCTCTACCAACCCAGCCCAGTATGCCATGATCCTGGACATTGTCAACAACTTATTGCTTCATGTAGAACCCAAACGAAAG GAGCATAGTGAAAAAAAGCAGCGGGTCCGCTTCCAGCTGGAGATCTCTAGCAACCCCGAGGAGCAGCGCAGCAGCATCCTGCACTTACAGGAGGCTGTGAGACAGCACGTGGCTCAGATCCGGCAGCTTGAGAAGCAGATGTACTCCATCATGAAG TCTCTGCAGGATGACAGCAAGAACGAGAACCTCCTTGACTTGAACCAGAAGCTGAGCCAGGAAAAAGCTGACCTGCAGCTGGAGAGTGAGGAACTGAACATCCTCATCAG GTGTTTTAAAGACTTCCAGCTCCAACGGGCCAACAAGATGGAGCTTCGAAAGCAGCAGGAGGATGTGAGTGTGGCCCGCCGGACCGAGTTCTACTTTGCCCAGGCACGATGGCGCCTCACTGAGGAGGATGGGCAGCTGGGCATTGCCGAGCTGGAGCTCCAGCGATTCTTGTATAGCAAG GTGAATAAGTCTGATGACACGGCTGAACATCTCCTAGAGCTGGGCTGGTTCACGATGAACAATCTCCTGCCCAATGCAGTCTATAAG GTGGTGCTTCGGCCCCAGAGCTCCTGCCAGTCTGGCCGGCAGTTGGCCCTACGTCTGTTCAGCAAGGTCCGGCCTCCTGTGGGAGGCATCTCCATCAAGGAGCACTTTGAG GTCAATGTGGTTCCCCTCACCATCCAACTGACCCACCAGTTTTTCCATAGAATGATGGGCTTTTTCTTTCCTGGTCGTAGCATGGAGGATGAGGAGGTTGGCGACGAGGAGGACAAATCCAAGCTTGTGACTACGG GGATGCCCGTGGTGAAGCCCCGGCAGCTGATCGCAGCGGATGACACAGTGTCTCTGGGCCCTGGAAAGGGTGTGGCTCAGGGCCTGAACCGTGGCTCTGGGGTCAGGAGATCATTCCGCAAAGCGCCTGAG CACCCCGTGGATGACATCGACAAAATGAAAGAACGGGCCGCCATGAACAACTCCTTCATCTACATCAAGATCCCCCAAGTTCCGCTTTGTGTCAGCTATAAG gGCGAGAAGAACAGTGTGGATTGGGGTGACCTGAATCTCGTGCTGCCGTGTCTAGAATATCACAACAACACATGGACGTGGCTGGACTTCGCCATGGCTGTGAAGAGGGATAGCCGCAAAGCCCTGGTGGCCCAG GTGATCAAGGAGAAGCTCAGGCTGAAGCCCGCTGCAGGGTCTGAGACCCGAGGGAAGCTTGAGACAAAGTCGGACCTGAACATGCAGCAGCAGGAGGAAGATGAGAAAGCCCGGCTCCTCATCGGTCTGAGCGTGGGCGACAAGAACCCCAGCAAGAAGTCGATTTTTGGCAGGAGAAAATAA